The genomic interval CCACCCGGCGACGGTGGCGAGGGTCGAACGCCTGCTCAACCGTAGACCTAGAAAATCACTCGGATTTAAAACGCCCAACGAGGTCTTTCAGGCTCTGGTCAGACGCGGCTGAATGTTATGCACTGGGGAGTTGAATCTGCGATACGAATACCGCATCTCCAACCGACCACAAATAGTTCCTATCCAAACTAAGTGGAGTTTGGACAGAATGATAGCTAGCGGCCAAAGCTCATCAGTAGGAACATAGAACGCTTTGTTGGTTGGAACTACACTGTCACCCACAAGCCCAGCGGGAAAATACTCGCGGCTCTCGGAGCTAACTATTGGCACAAAGATTTTCCGAGCCTCGTCGCCCTTGAACTCACGAAATTGATGAGGCCTCGCCGCAAGTTTCTGAACAGCCTTATCTTCCGTTGCGAGGCGATCACGCTCGACGGCTTTAATTCTTGAGGAAATCTGTGGATACGAAATTGCGTCCGTCAAATTATCATCAGATATCCAAAGGCAATAACGAACTTCTCCGTTGATGAATTCATGAGAGCCAATGAACTCTCGTAGATACTTGTCCGGAACGCTGGCTGATCGGAGATCTCTTGCCTCGATGGCTGAGACCAGCAAGCCAGCCGATTTCGAGTAATAGACACCATACTCTAGGGCAACCTGAGAGAATGCAGGACTCCTAAGTGCCTTGATGATGTCCACCCGATGTGCGGTGAGGTATGGATTAATGTGTTCCACGACTGCCTTTGCGTCATCGTAATAAATAATGCGTGTTCCACTCTTGCGACCATCAACGCCCACGATAACTACCGTGACACCAGCTTTGTTGTTGGCAAGATTGCTCCACTTAAATGGAGTGACCGCGAATCTGATCCCAAATCCCATCGACAGGAGCAGGGCCCACGTGATGGGAACCTGCTGTCCCTGGCACATGCTATTCGTTGCCACGAATGCAAACGGTGCATCGCTATGAGAGTTGTATTGAGCAGCCTTAAGGAACCATGCTCCAACGTAATCTACGTTTTTCCACTGCTTAGTCAGGCCGGAAAACACATCCTTTAGATCATTCTTTTGTGCGACAGTTTGCTTTCGTGTTCCCGTGAAAGGAGGGTTGCCGCATATGTACGTCTCTCCGCCTTCGTTCTCGAAATCGATCTGTGCTTGATCGAGTGGTGTGCTGAATAAGTCGTCACCGAGTAGCTTCACTCCCGTGCCTGTGGGCGGGCAGATGCTCAGCCAATTCAATCGCAAAGCGTTGCCGCACGTAATCCAGTTTTCTTTTTCCAGCGGCAGAAACTCAGCGAGAGCGAGCTTTTTACCACGATAGAGTACGTCGCATTGATACTCGGCAATGATGAGGGCGAGACGCGCGATTTCGGCGGGAAAGTCACGCAACTCGATTCCACGGAAGTTTGTAAGCGGGATTTCGGAGCGGCTGTCGCCCTCGCCGCGACGCTTGTTAATCTCGGCCTCAATCGCCCGCATTTCCTTGTAGGCGATGACGAGGAAGTTGCCGCTGCCGCAAGCCGGGTCGAAGACCCTGATCCGCGACATGCGCTTGCGAAGGTTGAGCAACGTGCGCGGATTGTCCCCGGCTTCTTCGAGCCGCGCCCGGAGGTCGTTCAAGAAAAGCGGATTGAGCACCTTCAGGATGTTCGGGACACTGGTGTAATGCATTCCGAGCGCGCCGCGTTCCTTGTCCTCGGCGACGGCCTGAATCATCGAGCCGAAGATGTCCGGGTTGATCCTTGTCCAGTCGAGATTGCCGATGTGCAGGAGGTAGGAACGCGCAATCTTGCTGAATCGCGGCACGTTCAAACTGCCCGAGAACAAGCCGCCATTCACGTAAGGAAAGTCATCGGCCCACCGTGGGACGGAAGAACCCTTGCGGTCCTCCTGTTTGAGGTTCAGAGCCAGGAAGATCGTCTGGATCACCTCATGCGTGTTAGACGAGTCCCGAGCGCTCATGTGTTCGATGGTCGATGTAAACAGGCGGCCGCCGGCGAAGATGTCCGTGTCCTCGGCGAAGAAACAGAAGATCAGCCGCGCCATGAAGTGGTTCATATCCGGCCGACGCTTTTCCGTGCCCCATTCCGGGTTATCCTTTAGCAGCTCGACATAGAGCCGGTTCATGCGGCTGGTCGCGCGGATGTCGAACGAGCTTTCACGCACCTGCTGGACGGTTGTGATACCGGCCAGCGGGAGAAAGAAGCCAAAATGATCAGGGAAGTCGCGGTAGGCGCAGGCGACTGTCTCGCCGCTCGACAGGTCTTCGGCCTCGAAGGTCTCCCCATCCGTTGCCAACACGAATTTAGCCTTGGCGCGCGCGGTCGCCGTACTTTCCTTCAACGCGGCTAAGGTCTTTGTGATCTCGCCCGGCGGAGCGACAGCAATATGGATATTGTTGCTCTGAAGGACTCCGCCAAGGTCAGATTTATTGGACTCGCCCTTACGGAGGCGCTTGAGGGTCGTTTCCTTGTTGCCGAAGGCTTGCAGGAAGGCGAACGGGAACTCCTGGGGGTCGAATGTCTGCTCGGCCAGGGCCGAAATTGCTTCTTCAATCTCAACAGCGTTCATTCTTCCCCATCCCGTTACGCACGATAAGAAATGCCTGCTTTCCGTTCACGGATCAACGGACAATTATTGATGGGACAACTAGGGCTAGGCTGAGATTCTCCCAGTGAGGTGATTAGAATAACAAATACGGGAACAGAATAGGTGTCAGGAACATCTCTCCAACTCACGAAATCGCCGCCGAAGGATACGCTTTCCTCCTCAATAAATCACGCCCCCCAAAGGGATGCCTCATCGGAAGTGCTGAGTGAAGAAGGCGAGATGAGCGGGAAAGGCGCGAAATGCGCGACGGGGGGCTGGTCTATCTGGTTGGCCGGATCGGGAAGCCTCACCAGAGACCGGATAGACCAGACGAACAGGGAGCCCAGGCGTAGGCTTATCGTGATCGCGACTTCCAGTATCCTGGCTCTCGCCGCAAGTGCATGATCGCGAGGATCTCAATCGCGTCTAACTTGGTCCGATAGATAATCCCATAGGGGAAGCGGGGGAGCTTGCACTTACGAACCTCGTCCACAACCTTCGGATATAGCTGGGGGCGACGACGAATTCTGTGGAGGGCATCGTCGAGAATGTCGAGGAACCGCTGCTCAAGACCTGGCTGTCTTTCCCTCTAAAATCT from Nitrospirota bacterium carries:
- a CDS encoding lactate dehydrogenase yields the protein MNAVEIEEAISALAEQTFDPQEFPFAFLQAFGNKETTLKRLRKGESNKSDLGGVLQSNNIHIAVAPPGEITKTLAALKESTATARAKAKFVLATDGETFEAEDLSSGETVACAYRDFPDHFGFFLPLAGITTVQQVRESSFDIRATSRMNRLYVELLKDNPEWGTEKRRPDMNHFMARLIFCFFAEDTDIFAGGRLFTSTIEHMSARDSSNTHEVIQTIFLALNLKQEDRKGSSVPRWADDFPYVNGGLFSGSLNVPRFSKIARSYLLHIGNLDWTRINPDIFGSMIQAVAEDKERGALGMHYTSVPNILKVLNPLFLNDLRARLEEAGDNPRTLLNLRKRMSRIRVFDPACGSGNFLVIAYKEMRAIEAEINKRRGEGDSRSEIPLTNFRGIELRDFPAEIARLALIIAEYQCDVLYRGKKLALAEFLPLEKENWITCGNALRLNWLSICPPTGTGVKLLGDDLFSTPLDQAQIDFENEGGETYICGNPPFTGTRKQTVAQKNDLKDVFSGLTKQWKNVDYVGAWFLKAAQYNSHSDAPFAFVATNSMCQGQQVPITWALLLSMGFGIRFAVTPFKWSNLANNKAGVTVVIVGVDGRKSGTRIIYYDDAKAVVEHINPYLTAHRVDIIKALRSPAFSQVALEYGVYYSKSAGLLVSAIEARDLRSASVPDKYLREFIGSHEFINGEVRYCLWISDDNLTDAISYPQISSRIKAVERDRLATEDKAVQKLAARPHQFREFKGDEARKIFVPIVSSESREYFPAGLVGDSVVPTNKAFYVPTDELWPLAIILSKLHLVWIGTICGRLEMRYSYRRFNSPVHNIQPRLTRA